One Blastococcus colisei genomic window carries:
- a CDS encoding ATP-binding protein yields MAGDMAEQPSHDAAPGPWPCAPVPSVPGDVWHWQLEAMHVVSRVRSDLRARIAHPSVSAASTEDARDGLLLVFEELASNALRHGGGDVRALVVAGPGGWLLDLSDEAPDDPPVPAVDRDPALGGMGLHLVAQLSTTFGWEKRPGRKHVWARLPSGRDEVHERRRNQLPEPRSPEIHRE; encoded by the coding sequence ATGGCCGGGGACATGGCCGAGCAGCCGTCCCACGACGCTGCTCCCGGCCCGTGGCCGTGCGCTCCGGTGCCGTCCGTCCCGGGCGACGTCTGGCACTGGCAGCTGGAGGCGATGCACGTCGTCTCCCGCGTCCGCAGCGATCTCCGCGCCCGGATCGCGCACCCGTCGGTGTCCGCCGCCTCCACCGAGGACGCCCGGGACGGCCTGCTGCTGGTCTTCGAGGAGCTGGCCTCCAACGCGCTGCGGCACGGCGGTGGCGATGTGCGCGCCCTCGTGGTGGCCGGCCCCGGCGGCTGGCTGCTGGACCTCAGCGACGAGGCCCCGGACGATCCCCCGGTCCCCGCCGTCGACCGCGACCCGGCGCTGGGCGGGATGGGCCTGCACCTGGTCGCGCAGCTCTCCACGACGTTCGGCTGGGAGAAGCGGCCCGGTCGCAAGCACGTGTGGGCCCGGCTGCCCTCGGGCCGCGACGAGGTACACGAACGCCGCCGCAACCAGCTGCCCGAACCGCGGTCGCCGGAGATCCACCGGGAATGA
- a CDS encoding GAF and ANTAR domain-containing protein yields MEALLRELSQVVFDDRSLSEILTDIVTIAARGIPGAEASSITLLRNDKAYTAAHHGDMALAADELQYEHGYGPCMDAGRGGVLLRVDDMRAEERWPDYVAHLLETTPVLSSLSVPLPYQGSSIGALNNYSTKPEAFASPESLRAGSDVAEVIAVAVANADAHAQLFDQARNMRLAMESRAVIEQAKGVLMAQRRVDAAEAFEILREASQRYNRKLREIAQGIVDGTQR; encoded by the coding sequence GTGGAGGCGTTGCTACGCGAGCTCAGCCAGGTGGTGTTCGACGACAGGTCGCTGTCGGAGATCCTCACCGACATCGTGACGATCGCCGCGCGCGGCATCCCCGGCGCCGAGGCATCGTCGATCACGCTCCTGCGCAACGACAAGGCGTACACCGCCGCCCATCACGGGGACATGGCCCTGGCCGCCGACGAACTCCAGTACGAGCACGGGTACGGGCCGTGCATGGACGCCGGTCGCGGCGGCGTGCTGCTGCGGGTCGACGACATGCGCGCCGAAGAGCGCTGGCCGGACTACGTGGCGCACCTGCTCGAGACCACGCCCGTCCTCAGTTCGCTGTCCGTTCCGCTGCCGTACCAGGGATCGAGCATCGGGGCGCTGAACAACTACTCGACGAAGCCCGAGGCGTTCGCCTCACCGGAGTCGCTGCGCGCCGGATCGGACGTGGCCGAGGTGATCGCCGTGGCCGTCGCGAACGCCGACGCCCACGCCCAGCTGTTCGACCAGGCGCGCAACATGCGGCTGGCCATGGAATCGCGGGCGGTCATCGAGCAGGCCAAGGGGGTGCTCATGGCGCAGCGTCGCGTGGACGCCGCCGAAGCCTTCGAGATCCTCCGCGAAGCCTCGCAGCGGTACAACCGCAAGCTGCGCGAGATCGCCCAGGGCATCGTGGACGGGACCCAGCGCTAG
- a CDS encoding nucleoside hydrolase — protein MPIPLVIDTDPGIDDALAILLALASPEVDLRLVTTVHGNVELAQTTENALRVLHLAGRSDVPVAAGAADSLVHRQPERAGHVHGSAGLGGVELPPSPAPVDPRPAVVALAELLTTSPEPVTIAAVGPLTNLALLLRVFPEAAARIGRLVIMGGSAARSGNVTAAAEFNVWADAEAAQAILTSKLPTVLVGLDVTLPTVLDEDGIARFAAAGPIGAQAAAILGQYLDHARTAYGTTGVVVHDALAVTEAIAPGTLGTVRRDVVVDTGLGFGRGQTLVDRRTVSTAPTAVEVAEDVDSATAVEFLVSRLAALDGRPV, from the coding sequence GTGCCCATCCCCCTGGTGATCGACACCGACCCCGGCATCGACGACGCGCTCGCGATCCTCCTGGCCCTGGCCAGTCCCGAGGTCGACCTCCGGTTGGTGACGACGGTGCACGGCAACGTCGAGCTGGCGCAGACCACCGAGAACGCGCTGCGCGTGCTGCACCTGGCCGGCCGCTCCGACGTCCCGGTGGCGGCCGGCGCGGCCGACTCCTTGGTCCATCGGCAGCCGGAGCGGGCCGGCCACGTGCACGGCTCCGCCGGTCTGGGCGGGGTGGAGCTCCCGCCGTCCCCGGCGCCGGTCGACCCGCGGCCCGCCGTCGTGGCCCTGGCCGAGCTGCTGACGACCTCGCCCGAGCCGGTGACCATCGCCGCCGTCGGCCCGCTGACGAACCTGGCACTGCTCCTGCGGGTCTTTCCCGAGGCCGCGGCACGGATCGGCCGGCTGGTCATCATGGGCGGCTCGGCCGCGCGCAGCGGCAACGTGACGGCGGCGGCGGAGTTCAACGTGTGGGCCGATGCGGAGGCCGCCCAGGCGATCCTGACCTCGAAGCTGCCGACCGTGCTGGTCGGGCTCGACGTCACCCTGCCGACCGTGCTCGACGAGGACGGCATCGCCCGGTTCGCCGCCGCCGGCCCCATCGGCGCGCAGGCCGCAGCGATCCTGGGGCAGTACCTGGACCACGCCCGCACCGCGTACGGCACCACCGGCGTCGTGGTGCACGATGCGCTGGCCGTCACCGAGGCGATCGCGCCCGGCACCCTCGGCACGGTGCGGCGCGACGTCGTCGTGGACACCGGGCTGGGTTTCGGCCGCGGCCAGACGCTGGTCGACCGGCGCACCGTCTCCACCGCTCCGACCGCGGTCGAGGTCGCCGAAGACGTCGACAGCGCGACCGCGGTGGAGTTCCTCGTGTCGCGGCTGGCTGCGCTGGACGGCCGTCCGGTCTAG
- a CDS encoding zinc ribbon domain-containing protein, whose amino-acid sequence MRNRHLAAAIGDQSWGEIARQLQYKTVRHGGQLIVADRWFASPKTCSACGAVRPKLTLAERTYRCGNDSCGHVADRDVNAAANLAAWGEHMLGICPCVTQAGDRHPGGPSAESTRHACRGWRSGAAVTADPVLPGEAGTSRPRVSVA is encoded by the coding sequence ATGCGCAACCGGCACCTGGCCGCCGCGATCGGAGACCAGAGCTGGGGCGAAATCGCCCGGCAGCTGCAGTACAAGACCGTCCGCCACGGCGGGCAACTGATCGTCGCGGACCGCTGGTTCGCGTCCCCGAAGACGTGCTCGGCATGTGGTGCGGTGAGACCCAAGCTCACCCTCGCCGAGCGCACCTACCGCTGCGGCAACGACTCCTGCGGCCACGTGGCCGACCGGGACGTCAACGCCGCCGCCAACCTCGCCGCCTGGGGCGAGCACATGCTGGGCATATGCCCGTGCGTGACCCAGGCCGGAGACCGCCACCCGGGCGGCCCGTCAGCCGAGAGCACTCGGCATGCCTGTCGAGGGTGGAGATCAGGAGCGGCCGTCACGGCTGACCCGGTGCTGCCCGGTGAAGCAGGAACCAGCCGGCCACGCGTCAGCGTGGCGTAG
- a CDS encoding transposase, with product MGHSAVRVRLDVTDVQAGMLLRAAGARRFAWNWAVAKIKTNADQRAAEATYGVERADRVRPLTFFTLATLWTAEKPSAAPWSVEHSTWTFRYALREAANAHAAFLAGRRRFPRFKARRRDRARFTVRDGLALEVGRVRLAKYGWVRIAAACQAQAKLRRLMRRGQATLQHVTVTKHSDGHWYATLTFDRAARPGTGEHTASAGPVVGVDRGVKTAAVVASANGQVTAILPASRVLRDRLRQLKHLQRAVSRSSKGSATRRRAVARLGRAHARAAAVRAEALHRCPRASARRRRGRGPSHRRTLCATGTWPPRSETRAGAKSPGSCSTRPSATAGN from the coding sequence GTGGGCCACAGTGCGGTGAGGGTGCGGCTGGACGTGACCGACGTCCAGGCCGGCATGCTGCTGCGGGCGGCGGGGGCGCGCCGGTTCGCGTGGAACTGGGCTGTCGCGAAGATCAAGACCAACGCCGACCAGCGGGCTGCCGAAGCCACCTACGGCGTCGAGCGCGCTGACCGGGTCCGGCCGCTGACGTTCTTCACCCTGGCCACACTGTGGACGGCGGAGAAGCCCTCGGCGGCACCGTGGTCCGTGGAGCACTCCACGTGGACGTTCCGGTACGCGCTCCGGGAGGCTGCAAACGCGCACGCGGCGTTCCTCGCGGGCAGGCGCCGGTTCCCGCGGTTCAAGGCCCGGCGCCGGGACCGAGCCCGGTTCACCGTCCGCGACGGGCTCGCGCTCGAGGTCGGTCGGGTGCGGCTGGCCAAGTACGGCTGGGTGCGCATCGCCGCTGCGTGCCAGGCCCAGGCGAAGCTGCGCAGGCTCATGCGCCGCGGGCAGGCGACCCTGCAACACGTCACCGTCACGAAGCACTCCGACGGGCATTGGTATGCAACGCTGACCTTCGACCGGGCGGCGCGACCCGGTACTGGCGAGCACACCGCGTCGGCCGGGCCGGTAGTCGGTGTGGACCGAGGGGTGAAGACCGCCGCTGTCGTCGCCAGCGCGAATGGTCAGGTCACAGCCATACTGCCTGCCAGCCGGGTACTGCGGGACCGGCTGCGCCAGCTCAAGCACCTGCAGCGCGCGGTGTCGCGGTCGAGCAAGGGATCGGCGACCCGACGCAGGGCCGTCGCCCGCCTCGGCCGGGCGCACGCCCGGGCCGCCGCCGTCCGCGCCGAGGCGCTGCACCGCTGCCCTCGCGCGAGCGCACGCCGTCGTCGTGGTCGAGGACCTAGCCACCGCCGAACCTTATGCGCAACCGGCACCTGGCCGCCGCGATCGGAGACCAGAGCTGGGGCGAAATCGCCCGGCAGCTGCAGTACAAGACCGTCCGCCACGGCGGGCAACTGA
- a CDS encoding APC family permease, whose translation MSEPESRSPAGALLAYYSFVGFEVSANVAEEVRDVRRVYARALFGSLLVAGVVCVLVGLAASIVLDRAELAESSGPLLAVVQAADAGIPDWPFSVTALIAVANGALLTMIMASRLVFGMAERGACALRGARVLLHHRTPWVALVVTTAVAMGLTRVGDLATLANTVVLLLLLVSLSTNTAVLVLRRDRVEADHFPALVILPVLAIASCRLLLWQQEARTWLFAGILLAVGGGAVPAGPGALVAQRAGRHRAEGDGTSRLSR comes from the coding sequence GTGTCGGAACCGGAGTCTCGGTCGCCGGCGGGGGCGCTGCTCGCCTACTACTCCTTCGTCGGATTCGAGGTGTCGGCGAACGTGGCCGAGGAGGTACGCGACGTGCGCCGCGTCTACGCGCGGGCACTGTTCGGCTCGCTGCTCGTCGCAGGGGTCGTCTGCGTGCTGGTGGGACTCGCCGCATCGATCGTCCTCGATCGGGCGGAGCTCGCGGAGTCGTCGGGGCCGCTGCTGGCCGTCGTCCAGGCGGCTGACGCCGGCATCCCCGACTGGCCGTTCAGTGTGACCGCCCTGATCGCGGTGGCCAACGGCGCCCTGCTCACGATGATCATGGCCAGCCGGCTGGTCTTCGGTATGGCCGAGCGGGGAGCCTGCGCCCTCCGCGGGGCGCGGGTGCTCCTCCACCACCGGACGCCGTGGGTGGCCCTCGTCGTCACCACCGCCGTGGCGATGGGGCTCACCCGCGTCGGAGACCTCGCGACGCTGGCCAACACCGTCGTCCTGCTGCTGCTCCTGGTCTCCCTCAGCACCAACACCGCGGTGCTGGTACTCCGACGTGACCGGGTCGAGGCCGACCACTTCCCCGCGCTGGTGATCCTCCCGGTGTTGGCGATCGCGTCCTGCCGACTGCTGCTCTGGCAGCAGGAGGCCCGGACCTGGCTGTTCGCGGGCATCCTGCTCGCCGTCGGGGGTGGCGCTGTACCTGCTGGCCCGGGCGCCCTGGTGGCGCAACGAGCCGGACGCCACCGAGCAGAAGGCGACGGAACCAGTCGGCTGAGCCGCTGA
- a CDS encoding SpoIIE family protein phosphatase translates to MTAPEPSAGSVEGRSAAVRRLEPTALGSRALQRLTGLATRLLDADAATVSLLGDVETVVSGEGLPSGGLGRQIPVTESICAAVLDLGPVPLVVPDARREPRVAGLPPVADGRVGAFLGVPLVVFDGSPVGALTVYTRKPRSWTPSETTLLRQLADSVATELELSALGREFEAHRLRFELAIDAAEIGSFDWDLVTGRLVWDDRLVEIFGYDRTTFDETIDAFLDRCHPDDRERLADALRSAIDTCGEYDAEFRIVLPSGETRWVQGRGRALADDRGVAIRLVGAGFDTTSRRRGDVRVSRVLEVMKSAFFSLDRDWRFTYVNAEAERVLARTREQLIGGSIWELFPAAVGSDFEIHYRGAAATGEERVFEAHYPEPLEAWYEVRAWPGPDGLSVYFLDVTERRRAEEQARRSTARLSLVADVTSALSATLTSGDGEEAALQRVAESVVPVLGDWAIVSLVDEDGRMRDVGSWHDDPAQRASVTRYAELRLAALTATAPIMRALASGQLMRVPDVEQAVGRTLPPGEVRDVFSRLAPRSAVALPMAARGRTLGALSIYRSADRPQADDDDVATARDLAGRVALALDNSRLYTQQRRLAEGLQRSLLTAPPQPDHAEIVVRYMPAVEVAEVGGDWYDAFLQPSGATVVVIGDVVGHDTAAAAAMGQLRGMLRGIAYRDGPGPAAVLSELDAAIQGLGMGTMATAAIARVEQTPEERAAGLTRLRWSNAGHPPPLLLHEDGRIEELAHPRAQLMLGVDPTASRTDAVVTVRRGATLLLYTDGLVEGRDLPLDEGMARLRSALTELADRPLPVLCDEVIERLRPEGLQDDVALVAIRLHREDRPRPREAGDERVPHLIDPQEGPAG, encoded by the coding sequence GTGACCGCCCCCGAGCCGAGCGCAGGCTCCGTCGAGGGGCGGTCGGCCGCGGTACGACGGCTGGAGCCCACGGCACTGGGATCGCGTGCCCTCCAGCGGCTGACCGGCCTCGCCACGCGCCTCCTCGACGCCGATGCAGCGACGGTCTCCCTGCTCGGCGACGTCGAGACGGTGGTGAGCGGGGAGGGACTGCCCTCCGGCGGCCTGGGCCGGCAGATCCCCGTGACCGAGTCGATCTGCGCTGCCGTGCTCGATCTCGGTCCCGTCCCACTGGTGGTGCCGGATGCCCGGCGGGAGCCCCGCGTCGCCGGCCTGCCCCCCGTGGCCGACGGCCGCGTCGGGGCCTTCCTCGGCGTGCCGCTGGTCGTCTTCGACGGGTCGCCCGTGGGCGCACTGACCGTGTACACCCGCAAGCCCCGGTCGTGGACACCGAGCGAGACCACCCTCCTGCGCCAGCTCGCCGACTCCGTCGCCACCGAGCTCGAGCTCTCCGCCCTCGGCCGCGAGTTCGAGGCGCACCGGCTGCGCTTCGAGCTGGCCATCGACGCCGCCGAGATCGGCAGCTTCGACTGGGACCTGGTCACCGGCCGGCTCGTCTGGGACGACCGCCTGGTGGAGATCTTCGGCTACGACCGGACGACGTTCGACGAGACGATCGATGCCTTCCTCGACCGATGCCATCCCGACGACCGGGAGCGGCTGGCCGACGCCCTCCGGTCGGCCATCGACACCTGTGGCGAGTACGACGCGGAGTTCCGCATCGTCCTGCCCTCCGGCGAGACGCGCTGGGTGCAGGGCCGGGGACGAGCCCTGGCCGACGACCGCGGCGTCGCGATCCGGCTCGTCGGTGCCGGGTTCGACACGACCTCCCGGCGGCGTGGTGACGTCCGGGTCTCGCGGGTCCTCGAGGTCATGAAGTCGGCGTTCTTCTCGCTCGACCGCGACTGGCGGTTCACCTACGTCAACGCCGAGGCCGAACGGGTGCTCGCCCGGACCCGGGAGCAACTCATCGGCGGGTCGATCTGGGAACTCTTCCCCGCCGCGGTGGGGAGTGACTTCGAGATCCACTACCGGGGTGCGGCGGCCACCGGTGAGGAGCGGGTGTTCGAGGCCCACTACCCGGAGCCCCTGGAGGCGTGGTACGAGGTTCGGGCCTGGCCGGGGCCGGACGGCCTCTCGGTGTACTTCCTCGACGTCACCGAGCGCCGGCGCGCAGAGGAGCAGGCCCGGCGCAGCACGGCGAGGCTGTCGCTCGTCGCCGACGTCACCTCGGCGTTGTCGGCGACCTTGACCAGCGGCGATGGTGAGGAGGCCGCGCTGCAGCGGGTGGCCGAGTCGGTCGTGCCCGTGCTCGGCGACTGGGCCATCGTCAGCCTGGTCGACGAGGACGGCCGGATGCGCGACGTCGGCAGCTGGCACGACGACCCGGCGCAGCGCGCGTCGGTGACCCGGTACGCCGAGCTGCGGCTGGCCGCCCTGACCGCGACCGCGCCGATCATGCGCGCGCTGGCGTCCGGTCAGCTGATGAGGGTTCCGGACGTCGAGCAGGCGGTCGGCCGGACGCTGCCGCCCGGTGAGGTGCGGGACGTGTTCTCCCGGTTGGCGCCGCGGTCGGCGGTCGCGCTGCCGATGGCCGCCCGGGGACGGACGCTGGGGGCGTTGAGCATCTACCGCTCGGCCGACCGCCCGCAGGCCGACGACGACGACGTCGCGACGGCCCGCGACCTCGCCGGGCGGGTGGCGCTGGCCCTCGACAACTCGAGGCTGTACACGCAGCAGCGCCGGCTCGCCGAGGGCCTCCAGCGCAGCCTGCTCACCGCGCCGCCGCAGCCCGACCACGCCGAGATCGTGGTGCGGTACATGCCGGCGGTGGAGGTCGCGGAGGTCGGCGGGGACTGGTACGACGCGTTCCTGCAGCCGTCCGGCGCCACGGTGGTGGTCATCGGCGACGTCGTCGGCCACGACACGGCTGCGGCGGCCGCGATGGGTCAGCTCCGCGGAATGCTCCGCGGCATCGCCTACCGGGACGGGCCGGGGCCGGCCGCCGTCCTGAGCGAGCTCGACGCCGCCATCCAGGGCCTCGGCATGGGCACCATGGCCACCGCGGCCATCGCGCGGGTGGAGCAGACGCCCGAGGAGCGGGCCGCCGGGCTCACCCGGCTGCGGTGGTCGAACGCCGGGCATCCGCCCCCGCTGCTGCTGCACGAGGACGGCCGGATCGAGGAACTCGCCCACCCACGGGCCCAGTTGATGCTCGGCGTCGACCCGACGGCATCCCGGACCGACGCGGTGGTGACGGTCCGGCGCGGAGCCACCCTGCTGCTCTACACCGACGGGCTGGTCGAGGGCCGGGACCTCCCGCTCGACGAGGGCATGGCCCGGCTGCGGTCGGCCCTGACCGAGCTGGCCGACCGGCCGCTGCCGGTGCTGTGCGACGAGGTCATCGAGCGGTTGCGTCCCGAAGGGCTGCAGGACGACGTGGCGCTCGTGGCCATCCGGCTGCACCGGGAGGACCGGCCGCGACCGCGTGAGGCCGGGGACGAGCGGGTGCCCCACCTGATCGATCCGCAGGAGGGACCGGCCGGGTGA
- a CDS encoding ATP-binding protein, translated as MTGQAAGPVWPAASPPPADAALSWNLREIAELPRVRAQVRRHALAHPMTRSSADPDTVADLRDQLILALDEMASNALRHGGGDVRAAVRLTEDAYLIEVSDRAAEAPPSPAVGRDPSEGGLGLYLIAEMSTAHGWYVNDGAKYVWALLPRG; from the coding sequence GTGACAGGGCAGGCGGCCGGGCCGGTCTGGCCGGCGGCATCCCCGCCCCCGGCCGACGCCGCACTCTCCTGGAACCTGCGCGAGATCGCCGAACTGCCGCGCGTGCGGGCCCAGGTGCGCCGGCACGCGCTGGCGCACCCCATGACCCGGTCGTCCGCCGACCCGGACACCGTCGCCGATCTCCGCGACCAGTTGATCCTGGCGCTCGACGAGATGGCGTCCAACGCCTTGCGCCACGGTGGCGGCGACGTGCGGGCCGCGGTACGGCTGACCGAGGACGCCTATCTCATCGAGGTCTCCGACCGGGCCGCCGAGGCACCGCCGTCCCCGGCGGTGGGCCGCGACCCCAGTGAGGGCGGGCTCGGGCTCTACCTGATCGCCGAGATGTCCACCGCGCACGGCTGGTACGTCAACGACGGCGCCAAGTACGTCTGGGCCCTGCTGCCGCGCGGCTGA
- a CDS encoding energy-coupling factor transporter transmembrane component T family protein: MTASLSLGPVPDTRLGRINPVAQLSAMAVVTLVLLTSLDVVTPAVVVAAELCLLPAAGLTDLRGLWRRTWPLVLGAGSVGLVNVLLSNEATLVTGVGLGLRVVGLALPGVLLVASTDPVRLADALTIHWRVSTRFAFGALAALRLAPLLVAEFESVRLARRTRGVEAGRNPVAQARLLGGIAFTLLVGAVRRGSRLATAMDARGFDSGIARTNARGSRLHPRDAGFVAGAVLVCALAVTLSVLTGAWSPIFVG; the protein is encoded by the coding sequence GTGACGGCGTCCCTGTCGCTGGGCCCGGTGCCCGACACGCGCCTGGGCCGGATCAACCCGGTCGCCCAGCTCAGCGCGATGGCCGTCGTCACGCTGGTGCTCCTCACCAGCCTGGACGTCGTCACCCCGGCCGTCGTGGTGGCCGCCGAGCTGTGCCTCCTCCCGGCGGCCGGACTGACCGATCTGCGCGGCCTCTGGCGGCGGACCTGGCCGCTCGTCCTGGGCGCCGGCTCCGTCGGCCTGGTCAACGTGCTGCTCTCGAACGAGGCGACCCTGGTCACCGGGGTGGGGCTCGGGTTGCGCGTCGTCGGCCTCGCGCTGCCCGGCGTGCTCCTGGTCGCTTCGACCGATCCGGTCCGGCTGGCCGATGCGCTCACCATCCACTGGCGGGTGTCCACGCGCTTCGCATTCGGGGCCCTGGCCGCGCTGCGGCTGGCTCCTCTGCTGGTCGCGGAGTTCGAGTCGGTCCGGCTCGCGCGGCGCACCCGTGGCGTCGAGGCCGGACGCAATCCCGTCGCCCAGGCCCGCCTGCTCGGAGGTATCGCCTTCACGCTGCTGGTCGGTGCGGTCCGGCGGGGCTCGCGCCTGGCGACGGCGATGGACGCCCGCGGCTTCGACTCGGGGATCGCGCGGACCAATGCCCGGGGGTCGCGGCTGCACCCCCGCGACGCCGGGTTCGTGGCCGGTGCCGTGCTCGTCTGCGCTCTCGCGGTCACCCTGAGCGTGCTCACCGGGGCGTGGTCACCGATCTTCGTCGGCTGA